A DNA window from Pseudomonadota bacterium contains the following coding sequences:
- a CDS encoding phytanoyl-CoA dioxygenase family protein: MPTGTALKTAYENEGFAFPFRGMTAEQARGYRDRLEAHEAEHGGPLQHKWRHQTHLLFTWADEIIRAPAILDRVQDVIGPNILCWVTNFFIKEPKTPDFVSWHQDATYWGLEPHDHIITAWVALSDVPIESGAMKFLAGSHKEGQIQHEDTYDESNLLTRGQEIAVNVNEDDAADVVLSAGEFSLHHVLLAHGSHPNTSDDRRIGLAIRYIPTTVRQTKLRDAAVLVRGVDEYGHFDLLDGPKSDLDAAALANHDDSSDRLRRAVYSDSEKDDFRA; the protein is encoded by the coding sequence AACGAAGGCTTCGCATTTCCGTTTCGCGGCATGACCGCCGAGCAGGCACGCGGCTACCGCGACCGGCTCGAGGCCCACGAAGCCGAGCACGGTGGCCCGCTGCAGCACAAATGGCGACACCAGACCCACCTGCTGTTCACGTGGGCAGACGAGATCATCCGAGCGCCCGCGATCCTCGACCGCGTTCAGGACGTGATCGGCCCGAACATCCTCTGTTGGGTAACCAACTTCTTCATCAAGGAACCCAAGACCCCCGATTTCGTGTCATGGCATCAGGACGCGACCTACTGGGGTCTGGAGCCGCACGATCACATCATCACCGCGTGGGTGGCGCTCTCGGACGTGCCGATCGAATCCGGTGCCATGAAATTCCTGGCCGGCTCGCACAAGGAGGGCCAGATCCAACACGAAGACACGTATGACGAGAGCAACCTGCTCACGCGCGGCCAGGAGATCGCGGTCAACGTCAACGAGGACGACGCCGCCGACGTGGTCCTGAGTGCCGGCGAATTCTCGCTGCACCACGTGCTGCTCGCTCACGGCTCGCACCCCAACACCAGCGACGACCGCCGCATCGGCCTCGCGATTCGGTACATCCCGACGACGGTCCGCCAAACCAAGCTGCGCGACGCCGCGGTGCTGGTGCGGGGGGTGGATGAGTACGGGCATTTCGATCTGCTCGACGGGCCGAAGTCCGACCTCGACGCCGCGGCACTCGCCAACCACGACGACAGCTCGGACAGGCTGCGACGCGCGGTCTACTCCGACAGCGAAAAAGACGACTTCCGTGCCTGA
- a CDS encoding G-D-S-L family lipolytic protein: protein MKAKTQHLRNVACIAALTGVLAACDPEFNNPVTDNSSLSAGTADFSRFVALGDSLTAGFADGTVYTHGQENSFPAILAQQFAAVGGGAFTQPLMADNNGGLLLSGNPLPGFDQRLVLSGSPLAPTLSSGTPTTDVANILTGPFNNMGVPGAKSFHLGADGYGNLAGLLTVPATANPFFVRFAGAPNNSMVTDTLTQVPTFFTLWIGNNDTVSYATAGGTGVDQLGNTNPATYGASDLTDPTAFAGVYSGIVTALTANGAKGVLINLPDVTSIPYFTTVPFNAIPMDADTAAASNAAFAAYNGGIAGAGLPAAEVAQRTITFAAGQNALVIEDESLTDLSGFGLPSIRQATAADFVLLPSSSKIGTEATPGNPATVWGVGTALVDGDVLTEAEAALVTAANDAFNTTIANVANANPDLALFDAKAELARLASEGINYGSGIITTTFATGGGFSLDGVHPTARGYAVVANLIMDTIESSFGATLRRVDPGSYTTTFIE from the coding sequence ATGAAAGCGAAAACACAACACCTGAGAAACGTGGCGTGCATTGCAGCCCTGACCGGCGTCCTTGCGGCCTGTGACCCTGAGTTCAACAACCCCGTTACCGACAATTCGTCGCTGAGCGCCGGCACCGCCGACTTCAGCCGCTTCGTCGCCCTCGGCGACTCGCTGACCGCGGGCTTTGCCGACGGCACGGTGTACACGCACGGCCAGGAGAACTCCTTCCCGGCGATCCTCGCCCAGCAGTTCGCTGCAGTCGGCGGCGGTGCGTTCACGCAACCGCTGATGGCCGACAACAACGGCGGGCTGTTGTTGTCCGGCAACCCGCTGCCGGGCTTCGACCAACGCCTGGTGTTGTCGGGCTCGCCGCTCGCGCCGACGTTGTCCTCCGGCACGCCGACCACCGACGTCGCCAACATCCTGACCGGCCCGTTCAACAACATGGGTGTGCCGGGCGCGAAGTCCTTCCACCTGGGCGCCGACGGCTACGGCAACCTGGCGGGCCTGCTGACCGTGCCTGCGACGGCCAACCCCTTCTTCGTTCGGTTCGCCGGCGCACCGAACAACAGCATGGTGACCGACACCCTGACCCAGGTGCCGACCTTCTTCACACTGTGGATCGGCAACAACGACACCGTGTCCTACGCCACCGCCGGTGGCACCGGGGTCGACCAGCTGGGTAACACCAACCCCGCCACCTACGGCGCCAGCGACCTCACCGACCCGACCGCGTTCGCCGGCGTCTATTCGGGCATCGTCACCGCGCTGACGGCAAACGGCGCGAAGGGCGTGCTGATCAACCTGCCGGACGTCACGTCGATTCCGTACTTCACCACGGTGCCGTTCAACGCGATCCCGATGGACGCCGACACCGCCGCTGCCAGCAACGCCGCGTTCGCGGCCTACAACGGCGGCATCGCCGGCGCAGGCTTGCCGGCCGCCGAAGTCGCGCAGCGGACCATCACCTTCGCCGCCGGCCAGAACGCGCTGGTGATCGAGGACGAGTCGCTGACGGACTTGAGCGGGTTCGGCCTGCCGTCCATCCGTCAGGCCACCGCCGCCGACTTCGTGCTGCTGCCGAGCTCGTCCAAGATCGGCACCGAGGCCACACCGGGCAACCCGGCGACGGTCTGGGGTGTGGGCACCGCACTCGTTGACGGCGACGTGCTGACCGAAGCGGAGGCCGCGCTGGTGACCGCCGCGAACGACGCGTTCAACACCACGATTGCCAACGTCGCCAACGCCAACCCGGACCTCGCGTTGTTCGACGCCAAGGCCGAACTGGCCCGGCTCGCCAGCGAGGGCATCAACTACGGGAGCGGCATCATCACCACGACCTTCGCGACCGGCGGCGGTTTCTCGCTCGACGGCGTACACCCGACCGCGCGCGGCTACGCCGTGGTGGCCAACCTGATCATGGACACGATCGAGTCGTCCTTCGGAGCGACACTGCGCCGCGTCGACCCGGGCAGCTACACGACAACATTCATCGAATAA
- a CDS encoding outer membrane protein transport protein: MNKVLVVTTLFCASTLVHAGGYRVSLQGQRAQGMGHTGVALTDSAESIFFNPGSTVLLDDDKEFIGGLNLLSATAKYQNVNTGASAETDSGIATPLNLYYNSKVSDSLSWGLGIYTPYGSSVKWPTDWAGSHLVNEIELASVFIQPTLGYRVSDTVSLGFGPTLVVGGVEFNRNLSTSLVDENGNRANVTLEASEVTSYGYNIGLLATATDRLNVGINYRSKVDLEARGESATFQNVPASLQGTFSNTTFDADLVLPAELTVGLAYELTDKMTFAFDVNRTYWSDYEELRIDFANAVPTSVNPRNYQDANTVRLGLSYERDPKWTLRGGYYIDKTPVRDGYFAPETPRPDSTGFTFGASYQRSPKLALDFSFLYLRFLETDNSYDFYVENNTTTPFEGTYLSNAYNFGFGLKYTY, from the coding sequence ATGAACAAAGTACTTGTCGTCACGACGCTCTTCTGCGCCAGCACTTTGGTGCACGCAGGCGGATACCGGGTGTCGCTGCAAGGGCAGCGCGCTCAAGGCATGGGCCACACCGGCGTTGCGCTGACGGACAGCGCAGAGTCGATTTTCTTCAACCCGGGCAGCACGGTACTGCTCGACGATGACAAGGAGTTCATCGGCGGCCTGAACCTGCTCAGCGCCACAGCGAAGTACCAGAACGTCAACACCGGCGCCTCTGCCGAAACTGACAGCGGTATCGCCACCCCGTTGAACCTCTACTACAACAGCAAAGTCAGCGACTCGCTGTCCTGGGGACTCGGCATCTACACCCCCTACGGCAGCTCGGTAAAGTGGCCGACCGACTGGGCGGGTTCTCACCTCGTGAACGAAATCGAGCTGGCCTCGGTGTTCATCCAACCGACGCTCGGTTACCGCGTGAGCGACACCGTGAGCCTCGGTTTCGGCCCGACGCTCGTCGTCGGTGGCGTCGAGTTCAACCGCAACCTCTCAACGAGCCTCGTCGACGAGAACGGCAACCGCGCCAACGTCACGCTCGAAGCGTCCGAAGTGACGTCCTACGGCTACAACATTGGTCTGCTGGCCACCGCGACAGACCGCCTGAACGTCGGCATCAACTACCGCTCGAAAGTGGATCTCGAGGCGCGCGGCGAATCGGCCACGTTCCAGAACGTGCCCGCGTCCCTGCAAGGCACCTTCTCCAACACCACCTTCGACGCCGACCTCGTGTTGCCCGCCGAGCTGACCGTGGGCCTTGCCTACGAGTTGACCGACAAGATGACCTTCGCCTTCGACGTCAACCGCACCTACTGGAGCGACTACGAAGAGCTGCGCATCGACTTCGCCAACGCTGTCCCCACCTCGGTCAACCCGCGCAACTACCAGGACGCCAACACCGTGCGCCTCGGTCTGTCGTACGAGCGCGACCCCAAGTGGACCCTCCGCGGCGGCTACTACATCGACAAGACCCCGGTGCGTGATGGCTACTTCGCGCCCGAGACACCGCGTCCCGACTCGACCGGCTTCACCTTCGGTGCGAGCTACCAGCGCAGCCCGAAGCTCGCGCTCGACTTCTCGTTCCTCTACCTGCGGTTTCTCGAAACCGACAACTCGTACGACTTCTACGTGGAAAACAACACCACCACGCCGTTCGAGGGCACCTACCTGTCGAACGCCTACAACTTCGGTTTCGGCCTGAAATACACCTACTAG